TTCCAGCGACACGCGCGACGCGACCAGGACGCGGCTCAGGATGTCGCGCCCGAGATCGTCCGTGCCCAACGGGTACCGGCCGCCCGGCGGGTGAAGGATGTCGAGCACGTGCGGGGCCGACGGTGGATACGGCGCGAGCCACTGACCGCCGAGGGCCACCAGGAGAAAGAACAGCATGATCGCGGCCCCGGCGATCGCGCGCGGATTGCGGACGAACCGCTGCCAGGGACCCCGCCGCGGGCCCGCCCGGACGGAGCGTGCCGGGAACGCGGCGCCCACGACCGCGCTCATCCGTGCCGGATCCGCGGATCCAGGTAGAGGTAGCCCAGGTCCGCGAGCAGATTGCTGACGACGACCAGCATCCCCGCGATGGTCGTCGTCGTCAGCACCGTCGGATAATCCCGCGACAGGGCCGCGCTCACCGCGAGACGGCCCAGGCCCGGCAGGGCGAAGATGGACTCCACGATCACGGAGCCGCTCAAGAGGAACGGCAGCAGCAGCGCCATGATCGTCAGCACCGGCAAGAGCGAGTTGCGCGCCACGTGCTTCAGCAAGACGGTGCGCTCCGCGAGGCCCTTGCTGCGCGCGACCTGGACGTAGTCTTGGCTCAGCGCGTCGAGCAGCGACGACCGCGCGTACCGGACCAGGACCGGCAGGATGCCGAGCGCCTGCACGATCGTCGGCATGATCAGAAACCGCCAGATGACGAACGGCGAGTACCCCGTGGCGCCGGTCGGCCGGATGCCGCTCGCCGGCAAGAGGCCGAGCTGCTCGGTCAAGAAGAAGATCAGCAAGAGGCCGAACCAGAACGTCGGCAGCGAGATGCCGAGCAGCGAAAACAGCGTCGCCGCGTGATCGACCACGCTGTAGGGGCGGACCGCGGAGACGAACGCGATCGGGATCGCGAGCGCCCCGGTCAGCGCGAGCGACGTCGCCGTCAGGATCAGGGTCGTCGGCAGCGCCTCGGCGACCTGGCGCGTCGTCGGCCGGCGGTCGCCGAAGCTGCGAAGGCGGCCCGTGAAGAGGTCCGCCATCATCGAGACGTACTGGACCGGGATGGGACGGTCCATGCCGAGCTCGTGCCGGAATTGGGCGATGTCGGCCGACCCCCGCTGCTCCGGCGGGATCAGAAAGAGCACCGGATCCCCCGGCGCCAGCACCAGCAGCCCGAAGGTGATCGCGGTGATGCCGAAGACCAGGGGAACGAGCGCGAGCAGCCGCCGGGCGAGAAAGCCGGCCACGGAGCGCCTGGGGGGGTCCCGGCTCCCCCTACCGCACCGCCCAGCGCGGCACGGAACCGAAGAACCCGCGCAGCGAATCGATGCCGGTCGGCAGCGTAAAGCGCTTCCGCACACCCCAGATCACGTCGGGCCGGATGGTCAGCACGTGCGGGACGTCCTGAATGATGAGCTGCTGAATCTGTGAGTAGAGCGCCTTCTGGCGCGCGCGGTCGCGCGTGAGGATGGCGTCGTCGAGCAGCTTGTCCAGTTGCGGATTGCTGTACCCGATGACTTGGGCGCCACTCCCGGTGCTCTTGAAATTGTCCTCGAGCTCGGTCTGCGGCGGGAAGAGCAGATTGAACCACGCGATGCCGACCACTTCGATGTTGCCGGCCGGCGAGAAGTACCGGCCGAAGAAGTCGCCCCGCTCGTGCGCCTCCACCTCGACGTCCATGCCGATCGCGCGCAGATACTGCTGGACCAGCAGCGCCTGATTCTGATACTCCTTGCCGGCGAGGAACCCGTACTTGAACTTGAACCGCTGCCCGCCCTTCTGGAGGACGCCGTCCGAACCCGGGGTCCACCCGGCCTCCGCCAGCAGCTGCTTCGCCTTGGCCGGATCGTAGGTGTAGCCCTTGATGCTCTTGTCGAACTGCCAGAGGCTGGGGTGGATCGGGCTCTGCGGCACCGTGCCGAGGCCCTGGTACAGCGCGCGCAGCATCTCCGGGCGGTTGATCGCGTACGCCATCGCCTGCCGCACGCGCACGTCCTGGAACATCGGCAGCCGGAAGTTCGGCGCGAACCAATAGAACGTGTCGCCCGGCACCCGCAGGACCTGGACCTGCGCGTCCCGCTGGAAGCTCCGGTACGCTTCGGGGAGGATGCGGCCCGCGTCGATGTTGCCGGCCCGCAGCTCCGCGAGCACCGTCGCGTCCTCGGGGATCAGTTTCAGCACCACCCGCGGCAGCGCCGGCGCGCCGCCCCAGTATCCCGGGGAGGCGTCGAAGGTGATGCTCTCCCGCTCCCGCCAATCGGCCAGGCGGTAGGGACCGGCGCCGATCGGCTTCCGGGTGAACGGCGCTTCCTGGAGGCGCGCGACGTCGATGCCCGCCAGCGCCTTCGCCGGCAGGATCGGGGCCGTGCCGATCTGCTCGTAGAAGAACGGATACGGCCGGTTCAGGATGAAGCGAATCGTCCGTGGGTTGACCACGGTGATGCCGGTGACAGACGAACTCTTCCCGGCTTTATGCTCCGGCCCGCCCGCGATTTCGAGCAGCGAGGGCGGGGTCGTCGGGTACTTCGGATGCAGGTACAGCTCGTAGCTGGCCTTCACGTCCTGCGCGGTGATCGGCGTGCCGTCCGAGAACTTGGCGTCGCGCAGGGTGACGAGGTACGTCTTCCCGTCGGGCGACACGGGGTATTGGGCCGCCAACCGGCCCACTACGTTGCCCTGCGGGTCCACCCCGGTCAGGGAGTCGTTGAGCAGCAGGCTGACATAGCCCGTGACCGCCTCGCTGCTGCCGAGGATGCGAATCGGCAGCCCCCAGATCGCGATGACCGCCTGGGCAGGACCCTGTCCGCGGGCGGGCAGGCCTGCCAACCCCGCGACCAGCAGCACTGCCAGGACGAGCGCGCCGACACTCCGCTTCATTAAGAAACTCCCCCCTGTCAGGATTTCTTGCGCGGCCGGACTTCGACGCGCAGTATCGACTCGAGCCCGCGGATCATCGCGGTGCTGTCCTGAGATCCGTACCCGAAAGCCCGGGCAAGCTGCATCAGCTCGACCGCGCCGTTGGCCACCGGCAGCGGAACCGTCATCTCGCGCGCGAGCGCCGTGGCCTGCCGGATGTCTTTGTAGGCGAGGTCCAGCCGGAAGTTGACGCGCTCGAACTCTCCGGCGAAAACCTTTGGCACCATCCCCTGCAGCGCGGGGCTGTTCGACGTCGAGGAGGCGAGCATCTGGAAGAACTGCTCGACGTCCAGGCCGGCGGCCGAGGCGAACGCAAACCCCTCGGCGATCCCGGCGCTCGTGATAATGCCGATCATGTTCTGGATCAGCTTCGCCGTGTGCCCGGCCCCGACCGGGCCGAAGTGGTAGATGTGGGCGCTCATCGCTTCCAGCACCGGGCGCACGTCGGCCAGCGTAGAGGCCTCGCCGCCGACC
This genomic interval from bacterium contains the following:
- a CDS encoding ABC transporter permease, translated to MSAVVGAAFPARSVRAGPRRGPWQRFVRNPRAIAGAAIMLFFLLVALGGQWLAPYPPSAPHVLDILHPPGGRYPLGTDDLGRDILSRVLVASRVSLE
- a CDS encoding NAD(P)-dependent oxidoreductase, which gives rise to MAKIAFFGVGLMGEPMVNHLLGAGHQVVVVPHRSRASIERVIARGATEAKSAAEAIRGAQITITVLPTADDVEATVFAGPGTSLIGAGQTLIDMGTSFPPQTRRLAARVTAAGGRFLDAPVTGGPKGAQDGTLTIMVGGEASTLADVRPVLEAMSAHIYHFGPVGAGHTAKLIQNMIGIITSAGIAEGFAFASAAGLDVEQFFQMLASSTSNSPALQGMVPKVFAGEFERVNFRLDLAYKDIRQATALAREMTVPLPVANGAVELMQLARAFGYGSQDSTAMIRGLESILRVEVRPRKKS
- a CDS encoding ABC transporter substrate-binding protein, translated to MKRSVGALVLAVLLVAGLAGLPARGQGPAQAVIAIWGLPIRILGSSEAVTGYVSLLLNDSLTGVDPQGNVVGRLAAQYPVSPDGKTYLVTLRDAKFSDGTPITAQDVKASYELYLHPKYPTTPPSLLEIAGGPEHKAGKSSSVTGITVVNPRTIRFILNRPYPFFYEQIGTAPILPAKALAGIDVARLQEAPFTRKPIGAGPYRLADWRERESITFDASPGYWGGAPALPRVVLKLIPEDATVLAELRAGNIDAGRILPEAYRSFQRDAQVQVLRVPGDTFYWFAPNFRLPMFQDVRVRQAMAYAINRPEMLRALYQGLGTVPQSPIHPSLWQFDKSIKGYTYDPAKAKQLLAEAGWTPGSDGVLQKGGQRFKFKYGFLAGKEYQNQALLVQQYLRAIGMDVEVEAHERGDFFGRYFSPAGNIEVVGIAWFNLLFPPQTELEDNFKSTGSGAQVIGYSNPQLDKLLDDAILTRDRARQKALYSQIQQLIIQDVPHVLTIRPDVIWGVRKRFTLPTGIDSLRGFFGSVPRWAVR
- a CDS encoding ABC transporter permease, with the translated sequence MAGFLARRLLALVPLVFGITAITFGLLVLAPGDPVLFLIPPEQRGSADIAQFRHELGMDRPIPVQYVSMMADLFTGRLRSFGDRRPTTRQVAEALPTTLILTATSLALTGALAIPIAFVSAVRPYSVVDHAATLFSLLGISLPTFWFGLLLIFFLTEQLGLLPASGIRPTGATGYSPFVIWRFLIMPTIVQALGILPVLVRYARSSLLDALSQDYVQVARSKGLAERTVLLKHVARNSLLPVLTIMALLLPFLLSGSVIVESIFALPGLGRLAVSAALSRDYPTVLTTTTIAGMLVVVSNLLADLGYLYLDPRIRHG